A section of the Spirosoma pollinicola genome encodes:
- a CDS encoding replication initiation protein, with the protein MNQAVEVRQHNAITNARYEYSEMQLDIFLYLLAKLRKDKSDGIYEVSVIEMGKLTGKKYNYQQLRIATEGMGSRMFEVSTPKSYIQLWMFQRIEYVHGTGIIEVEFANPIKPYLFDLKDNFTSFQLYAALRLSSKFAKRIYTICSQWKDKGQTQTFSLDELKKMLSLLDDKGNEQYRQIGQLKQFVLDESVKQINQHTDLKIGYTLEKKGRSFKNITFTVKAQPLAVVLPVENGAVKTGANLTGVSDAQYQNVRLLLEKWNIKRADVVNQIMNSADLIQEVNKFAYELQTGKVKVEKNVAGYLLTRLGLKQPKGIKND; encoded by the coding sequence ATGAATCAGGCCGTGGAAGTGCGTCAGCATAACGCTATTACCAATGCACGTTATGAGTACTCAGAGATGCAATTAGACATCTTTCTATACCTACTTGCCAAATTACGGAAAGATAAATCAGACGGAATTTATGAAGTGTCGGTGATTGAAATGGGGAAACTAACAGGCAAGAAGTACAATTACCAGCAACTGCGCATAGCCACTGAGGGCATGGGGAGCCGTATGTTTGAAGTCTCAACACCTAAGAGCTATATACAATTATGGATGTTCCAACGCATTGAGTATGTTCATGGAACGGGAATCATTGAGGTTGAGTTTGCCAACCCAATCAAACCCTATCTATTCGATTTGAAAGATAATTTCACTTCCTTCCAACTCTATGCAGCTCTGCGCCTGAGTAGCAAATTTGCTAAGCGAATTTACACTATATGCAGCCAATGGAAAGACAAGGGACAAACTCAAACCTTTAGCCTAGACGAACTCAAGAAGATGCTGTCCTTGCTTGATGACAAGGGGAATGAGCAGTATAGACAGATTGGACAATTGAAGCAGTTTGTACTTGATGAATCAGTAAAGCAAATTAATCAACACACCGATTTAAAGATCGGCTATACCCTCGAAAAGAAGGGCCGTAGCTTCAAAAATATTACCTTCACCGTCAAGGCTCAACCCTTAGCCGTAGTCTTGCCTGTGGAGAACGGAGCAGTCAAAACAGGAGCTAACCTAACAGGTGTGTCAGACGCCCAATACCAAAACGTCCGACTCCTATTGGAAAAATGGAACATTAAGCGGGCTGACGTAGTGAATCAGATTATGAACTCGGCGGATCTGATTCAAGAAGTTAATAAGTTTGCTTACGAGTTGCAGACCGGAAAAGTCAAAGTCGAAAAGAACGTAGCCGGTTATCTGCTCACCCGATTGGGCTTGAAACAACCAAAAGGGATAAAAAATGATTGA
- a CDS encoding HU family DNA-binding protein, with amino-acid sequence MTKQDVINQVSEKTGVDPLLTRSVIESFFTVVKESLVEGEPIYIRTFGSFILKQRAQKTARNISQNTAVTIPTQIIPSFKPGSEFTNQVRAQPMPAKIKK; translated from the coding sequence ATGACAAAACAAGATGTAATCAACCAAGTTAGTGAGAAAACCGGCGTCGACCCCTTGCTCACCCGGTCGGTAATCGAATCCTTTTTCACGGTAGTAAAAGAGTCCTTAGTCGAGGGCGAACCCATTTATATCCGCACCTTCGGGAGCTTCATCCTTAAACAGCGAGCCCAAAAAACAGCCCGCAATATCAGTCAGAATACGGCGGTCACAATTCCGACCCAGATAATCCCTTCCTTCAAGCCTGGTTCGGAGTTTACCAACCAGGTTAGGGCTCAGCCGATGCCAGCCAAGATAAAAAAATGA
- a CDS encoding BrnT family toxin: protein MIEFQWDMGNENHIIDHYPLRANTIEEVESLFYDPAPLALRDPQHSDQEERFKLVARSNQNRILLVVYVIRNGQIRPISCRPANQKEREHYAQIAQKPQ, encoded by the coding sequence ATGATTGAATTTCAGTGGGATATGGGAAATGAAAATCATATTATCGACCACTATCCACTTCGGGCCAATACCATTGAGGAAGTAGAAAGCTTATTTTACGATCCAGCTCCGCTGGCTCTGCGTGATCCCCAACACAGTGACCAGGAAGAACGCTTCAAGCTGGTAGCCCGAAGCAACCAGAATCGAATATTGCTTGTTGTGTATGTCATTAGAAATGGTCAAATTAGGCCCATTAGTTGCCGACCAGCCAACCAAAAAGAACGCGAACACTATGCTCAAATCGCTCAAAAACCCCAATAA